CGTGTTCGGCCTCGTACTTCGCGTACCGGAGTTGCTGGACCATCGCGAACACGGGGGTAAACCCCTGCTCCTCCGCGTAGTCGACGAACTCCGCGATCAGCGCGTCGAAAAGGTACTCGTGGGTCTCGAACAACCGCTCGTGGTAGCGCACGCGCGCCTGCTCCATCCGCAGCATCGACTGCGTCTGGGCCTGGTCGAAGTCGATCCCGGGAATCGGCCGCTCGAGTCGCTTCTCGATCTCGATACCGGCCTCGTAGAGCGCGTACCGGACCTTCTCGGCGTCGTCGAGGAAGTCCGTCGTGTACGGACGAGTCGCGTAGTGGGGCTTGAACCAGTGGTCGTAGTGGAAGTCGTACTCCCGCAGGAAGTCGGCCTTCGACTCGAGGTCGAGCAGGTCCTCCTTCTCGTCGACCGGGCTGTCGATTCGCTCTAACTCGCCGTCCTCGAGGACGTACCGGGGTTTGACGGCGAGGATGTTGCCGAACTCCTGGTAGTGTTTCCACACCGAGAGGATGCGGGCGATCGAGGAGGCGGTGACGACCACGAAGACGTAGTCGGTCGGCTCCTCGGGATACTGGCGCTTGAGCCGCATCAGCGCCTGATCGAGTCCGTAGTTGCCGCCGCCGTAGTTGGCGACGTGGGTGTCCAACTCCTGGGCCATGTAGTGTTGGAAGGTCTCGTCGTTGTTGACCTCGCGGCAGAAACAGTAGGAGTCGCCGTAGGTCGAGACCGTCACGTCGGCGTCTGTATCCCGGTCCTTCGCGGGGCAAACCCGGCTGCCGTACTCGTCCGTCGAGTAGGTGACGACCGTCCGGAGTTCTTCGCCGGGAAGGTGGTCGCCGGTGTCCTTCTGTTTCTCCTGATCCGGCTGGGGAACCCAGCCGAGTTCGGGATCGAAACTGCTGAACTTGCCGAGCAACTCTCGGTCGATCTCGGGGAACTCCTCGGTGGCGACCGAGGGGATCCGCTCGAGTGCCCTGTACGAGACCACCTCGAGAACGACGACGATACCGACGGTGACGACTGCGAGCGCGAGGAACGGAAACATTCGGATCCGGTGATACAAGAACGGGCCCCAAGTGGATTTCCCCGGCATATGCTGCAGCGGGCCGTGTAGCGGTGGGATACGCCGAGAATGAGCGCGGTCTGACTGACCCGAGACCGATCGGCTGCCGGTCTCCTTGCAGTCGTTAGGGCCACGCGTTACCCCATTCGCTCCCGGAGTAGGATCAATGACAGACGTTGTCATCATCGGCGGCGGGATCGGCGGCCTCACGGCAGCCCACGAACTCGCGGCGCGGGGCGTCGACGTGACCGTCCTCGAGGCGAACGACCGCTTCGGCGGCAAGGCGCGATCGATACTGATCGACGACGGTCCGACTCCCCTGCACGGCGAGCACGGATTCCGCTTCTTCCCGGCGTTCTACCGCCACGTCGTCGACACTATGGCCCGCATCCCGGACGGGACGGGCACCGTCGCGGACAATCTTGTCGAAACCGAGGCAACGCTTATCGCGAGCGCCGAGGGCGCCGACCGGATCGCAGACACCGGCCGTCCCGACTCGCTGCGGGGCTGGCTCGAGGCGCTTCGCCCGGCCTTCGCCGACGACCTGCCGCCGTCGGACGTGCGCTTCCTGCTCGAGCGGCTGCTGTACTTCCTGACCGCCTGCGAGGAGCGCCGGGAGAACGAGTTCGACGACGTGTCGTGGTGGGAGTTCATCGACGCCGAAAACCGCTCCCCGGAGTTCCGCGATCGGCTCGCGTACGCGACGCAGGCGCTGGTCGCGCTCCGGCCGCAAGTCGGCAGCGCCCGGACGATCGGGGCGATCTACCTGCAGTTGCTGTTCGGCCAGCTCGATCCGAGCCGGCCGACCGAGCGGATCCTGAACGCGCCGACCAGCGAGGCCTGGATCGACCCCTGGGTTCGCCACCTCGAGTCGGTCGGCGTCGATTGTCGATCGAACGCGCCGGTCCGGGAACTCGCGGTCGACCGTCGCGGACGACGGATCGCCGGCGCGGTCCTGGCCGACGGCGAGACGGTGACGGCCGCGGAGTACGTCCTCGCCGTGCCGGTCGAGATCGCCACGGAGTTCGTCACGCCCGAACTCGCCCGCGCCGCGCCGAAACTGGGCCGGATCGAGCGACTCGATACCGCCTGGATGAACGGGATCCAGTTCTACCTCTCGGAGAACGTGGCGCTGACCCGCGGCCACCAGGTCTACGCCGACGCGCCGTGGGCGCTGACGTCGATTTCGCAGCGCCAGTTCTGGCGGGAGTCCGAGTACGATCTCGCGGCGCGCGGTTCCGAGGACGTCGACGTCGAGGGCGTCCTCTCGGTGATCGCGTCCGACTGGGATACGCCGGGGACCGTCCACGGAAAGCCGGCCCGGGAGTGCACCCGCGAGGAGGTCGCGACCGAAATATGGGCCCAGCTGAAGGCGCATCTGAACGGCCCGGAGGAGCGGTTGCGCGACGAGATGGTAGTCGACTGGTTCCTCGATCCGGCCCTCGAGGAGACCGCGGACGGCCTCGAGAACCGGTCGCCGCTGTTGATCAACACCGTCGGCTCGCTGCGGAACCGGCCGTCGGCCGACCCCGCCGTCGCGAACCTCACGCTCGCGAGCGACTACGTGCGGACGAACTCGGATCTGGCCTCGATGGAATCGGCCGACGAAGCGGGTCGCCGGGCGGCTGCCGCCGCGCTCGAGCGACTGGGCGTCCGCGGGCCGCGGCCGCAGGTGTGGGAGCTCGAGGAGCCGGCGGCGTTCGAACCGTTCAAACGGCAGGATCGGGTTCGGTACCGGCTCGGATTGCCCCACCCCGCCGACGTAACGCACTCGCTGCGGCGGTCGATTTCGACGCTCGTCGGGTGAGCGATCGCGCTCGAGTCAGCGGACGACGGTCACCGGCACCGAAGAGTGACGGACGACGACCTCGGCGACGCTGCCGAGTAGAATCCGGGTGACGCCCGAGCGGCCGCGACTTCCCATCACGACGTGGTCTACGTCGTTCGTATCGGCAAACTCGACGATCTCCTGGGCCGGCGAGCCGATCCGGGCGTGCGTCTCGATGCTGACACCGCGTTCGGCCGCGAGGTCCTCGGCTGCCGCTAGCTGGTCGGTCGCCTCGCCGAGCAGGTCCTCGAGTTGCTCGTCGGGTGCGTCGTCGGCCGCGTTCGGGATGAACGGCACTGCGGACGTGTCGGCGACGGTCAGGGCGACGAACTCCCCGTTCGGAAAGAGATCGAACGCGTACTCGAGCGCCTCGCGGGCGGGATCGGAGTCGTCGAACGGGACGAGAACGCGTGCCATGTGGCCGGTAACGGGGAGCCGAGCCTTTAGTCTAGGCTCGGCTCTCGGGCCTCGATTCTCGACTCTCGGCTCTCGACTCAGAGGGCGAGATAGGGCCCGACAGCCAGCAGGACGACTCCCAGCGAGACTTTCAGTTTCTCCGGATCGACGACGTGTGCGACCTTCCAGCCGACGACGACGCCGAGCAGGAGCGGCGTCCCGACGACGACCGCGAGCGGGACGTTGACGCTCCCCTGGAGGACGTAGCCCGTCGTCGCGAACGCCGCGATGAAGATCGACTGAACCTGCGCGACGGCGACCGCCAGCAGCATGGGAATGCCGACCAGCACCAGCGCCGGCACGGCCAGCACGGGACCGCCGATTCCGAGCAGGCCGCTGCAGACCCCGAGCGCGAATCCGAGTCCGGCGAGGGTGAGTTGGCCCCGTCGCTGCAGGGGCTCCAGGTCGTAGACGGGACTGAAGCCGCGGCGCTCCCGGTAGAGGATAACCCCGCCGACGGTCGCCGCAACTCCGCCGAGTAGCAGGCCGAACACCGAACGCGGGACGAAGGCGTTGACGTACGCCCCGACGAGCGCGCCGACGACGCTCGAGCCGCTGAGGACGACCGCCAGCGCCCGTCCGTCGCCCGTTCGCATCTCGCCGGAGTGGAGGTACGCTGCGCTGCCGACGAGGCCGGTGAAGACGAACGTCGCGTGGGCGGTGCCGGCGACCTCGCCGGAGGCCAGCCCCGTCAGCGAGTACAGCGCGATCGTGACGAAAATCCCGCCGGGCCCGATCGTCGTGATGCCGATGCCGGAAAAGAAGGCGATCGACGCGAGCAACAGGAGCAGTGAGAGATCGAACGGGAGCCCGAGCATCGACGTTATCGAGGCTTCGTGGCTGCTCCCGTGACTCTTCTGGTTTCGAGGGACAGCGACCGCGGACGGGTAGCGAGGCAGCCGGTACGGCGAACGGTTACTCGTCGGCGTCAGTATCGTCCGCGTCGGTCGGTTCTCGGGCGGCGCCCGACTCGGTCGCGTCGGTTTCGCCTGCCGATCCGTCGGGCGGCGCTCCGTCGGGCGGCGTCCCGGCGTGGCCGCGGGCGAAACAGTCGAGTGCGAGTTTCGACCCCCCGAGGACGACGGGGCCGATGAACAGCCCGACCGCACCGAACGCGACGAGTCCGCCGAAGATGCCGACGACGACGGTCGCGGCGTTGAACGCTTCGGTCTGGCCGATCAACGCGGGCCGCAGGTACGTGTCGGAGAACGTGACGAGTAGCCCGTACACGACGACGGCCGCGCCGGCGGTCGGCCGGCCGACCGCGACGAGGTACCCCGCGACCGGAAGCCAGACGCCGAACGCGCCGACCAGCGGCAGCAGCGTCAGGACGAACGTCGCGACCGTGAGGAAGACGACGGCGGGGACGCCGGCGACCGCCAACCCGACGCCGAGCATCACCGCCTGAACCGCCGCGACGGCGACGTTCCCCACGACCGAGGCCCACATGAGTTCGTCCAGTCCGCCGCGGAGGTCCGCCAGCACCTCGTCGTCGACCGGCAACACCCACTGCACCCACGCGACGAGTCGCTCCCCGTCCCGCAGCAGGGCGAAGAGGATGAACAGCGTAACGGTGAGGCCGATAAAGAGGCCCGGGAGATTCCCGACGAACCCCATCACGCTCATCGTGACTTCCTGGACGGCCGTCGCGATCCGATCCTGATTCGCTTCGTACAGCGCGGCGAGATCGACGGCGACGCCGTTGGCCTCGAGAAGTGCTTCGATCTCCGCGACGTTGAGGTCGCCCCTTCTGAGGGACCGGGCGACGTCGAGCGACTGGCGAACGGCGATCGTGAGCACGTAGACGAGCGGCAACAGGACGGCCAGCAGCGTTCCGACGACGACGGCGCCCGCGGCGATCGTCGGTCTGACGTACCGCTCGAGGCGTCGCTGGACGGGAAACAGGATGTACGCGAGGACGACGCCGAACAGGACGAACTGCAGGTACGGCACGAGCACGAACAGTGCGAGGAGGGCGCTCACCAGTCCGAGCGCGGTCAGTCCGGGCTTATCGACGATCCAATTGGTCGGTCTGGCGGTGTCCGACATGTCTTCGCCTTCGTCCCGGCGACAGATTACCCCACTGATACGATCGGCACGGCAGAGCAACCGATCCGAAAACGGGCCGCCCGAACGGGCGTTAGACGAGTTGCACGATCGACCGGACGAGCGATTCCGCGGTGAAGATCGAAGTGAGGAACATCAGGACGACGGCCGTCAGGAAGACCGCCTGCGCGGCTCGAGACGGGTCGTAGTACCGGTGCACCGCGCCGTACAGCGCCAGCGCCGTGATCGGGAGGCCGACGACACCGTTGACCGCGGGCATCATGAGCGCGAGGCTGACCGGCGTGAACCCGGTGTACGCGAGGATCGGGATCGCGAGCGCCACCGAGAGCGCGATCAGGAAGTGGACGGTGCGGCGGAAGTGCATGTCGCCGAACCGGGTCGTGATGCCGTACGACTGGGGCACCATGAACCCGGCGGCGAACAGCGTCCCGGTCGCGCTGCTGAACGAGGCCGCGCCGACCGCGAGCATGAACACGCCGAGCACCCACGGGCCGATCATGTCGGTCAGCGGTTCGGCGGGCGCCGTCAGCGTTAGGTCGCCGTCGGGAACGGCGATTGCGGCCGCGACGATCACCGTCGCGCTCAGAAGGACGACCGCCGCCAGCCCGACGGTGTGATCCCGGCGGTAGCGGGAGACGACGTCCCAATCCTTCTCCTGATTCATGCTCGTCTGGATGAAGAAGTTCGGGTAGTAAACGGTCGTCCCCAGCAGGGCGATGATCATCGTGATGTACTCGAACTCGTTGACGATGCCGGGAACGAACCCGCTCGCGACGGCCCCCATCGGCGGCTCGAGGTTGGCGACGATGACCAGATACGAGCCGAAAATCGCCAGCACGAGCGCTGCGATGACGCCCTCGACGCGGCTGTAGACGCGCAGTTCGACGAGCGCGATTCCTAATCCCGCAGCGATGATGATCCCCACGTACAGGTTCGACAGCGGCGTGAGGTAGACGAGCGCGGCGCCGGCGAGCGCGTAGTTAGCGACGCTCCAGAACTGCATGATGAAGGAGATACCCATCGCGAACGGTCTGGCCGCACGGTCACCGATGACGTCCGCGATGTAATCCATCAACGGTTCGTTCTTCGCCGCCAGCCGCGCCGACATCTCGTGCATCGCGAGGCCGACGCCCAGGGCGAGGGGCAACACCCACAGGAGGCCGAACCCGAACACCATCCCGGCTTCAGTCAGGATGTAGACGGACCCGGCCCCGAAAATGTTCGCCGCGAAGAGGAGGCCGAGCCCGTATTGATGAATGGTTTCTTTCGCGATACTGATGGGAACGTCGACCGCCGTACTGGTTTCTGACATGCGTGGGGACTCACCCGAAAACCGTGTAACCCGTCCGACCGGACGCCATGCGAACTCGAGGCCGCCGCGCGGTCCGCGGCCCGATTCGTGGCCGCCCTCGAGCGCATCCGGCCGGAAGGTCTTAGCGTCCTGGTGGACTGTATTGTGCAATCGAGTACACGGGCTGAATCCGTTTGAGCAACGAGCTTGAAATGTCATATGTAGAAATAAATTTTCGAGTGCATCTGACAGTCGTACTATTACGACTGATTACCTGTTCCGGATCGCGACGTCGCTGTAAGCGGTTCGTTACGGGCTCGAGACCGGACGGTGCAGCGCGAGCGCGACGGTACACCGGCCGAGACAGGGATCGCGTATCACCCGATTACCGGGGACGGGTTGCGATCAGGTCCGCACGCGGAGTTGTTCTTTGACCCGTCACCGACCGCGAGCAGTTGGCCGTCGTAGTCGAGGGAAAGAGCGGAAGCGAAGTCGGCGCGTGACGGGCGGATCGGGATGGAACGGACGGTCGATGAAACGGATTCGAAGAGCCTGCAAAATCCGGGGCAGCCATTATGCCGCTCTCGCGTTTCGCGCGCGAGCGCGTACGTGAGCTTTATTAGTGGGTAGCCACTACCCGAAAGCAGGTTTCTCATGTCCCAGGAAAGCGAGTACGGCGCCGGACAAATCCAGGTCTTAGAGGGCCTGGAAGCCGTGCGGAAACGGCCGGCGATGTACATCGGTTCTACAGACTCTCGAGGACTCCACCACCTCGTCTACGAAGTGGTGGACAACTCGATCGACGAGGCGCTGGCCGGCTACTGCGACGACATCACCGTCTCCATCCACGAGGACGGCTCGGTGAGCGTCGCGGACGACGGCCGCGGCATCCCCGTCGACACGCACGACGAGTACGATCGCCCCGCCCTCGAGGTCATCCTGACTGTCCTCCACGCGGGCGGCAAGTTCGACAACAAGTCCTACCAGGTCTCCGGCGGCCTCCACGGCGTCGGCGTCTCCGTGGTCAACGCCCTCTCGGAGCGCCTCGAGGCCGAGGTCAAGCGCGACGGCGGCGTCTTCCGCCACGCCTTCGAGCAGGGCGAACCGGTCGGCGACATGGAGCGCGTCCGCGACATGGAGCCGGACGAGGAGACCGGCACCGAGGTCCGCTTCTGGCCCGACACCGGCATCTTCGAGGCCGGCGAGTTCTCGTTCTCGACGCTCGCGAACCGGCTTCGCGAACTGGCCTTCCTCAACTCCGGGGTCCGCATCACGCTGCGCGACGAGCGCGAGGACGCCGGCGACGCCGACGAGGAGGGTCCCGTCGAGGAAACGTACGAGTACGAGGGCGGCATCCGCGAATTCGTCGAGTATCTCAACGAGACGCGCTCGGCGATGCACGACGACGTCATCTACTTCGAGGACGAGGAGCAGAATATCCAGGTCGAGGTGGCGATGCAAGCCACCGAGGAGCTGCAGGGCTCGATCCACGCCTTCGCGAACAACATCAACACCCGCGAGGGCGGCACCCACCTCACCGGGTTCAAGACCGCTCTGACCCGGACGGTCAACGACTACGCCAACGAGAACAGCATGCTCTCGGACCTCGACAACAACCTCAAGGGCGAGGACATCCGCGAGGGGCTGACCGCGGTTATCTCGGTCAAACACCCCGACCCGCAGTTCGAGGGCCAGACGAAGACCAAGCTCGGCAACTCGGAAGTGCGGGGCATCGTCGAGAGCGCGATGCACGAGGGCCTCGGCACCTACTTCGAGGAGAACCCCGACACCGCCGAGGCAATCATCAACAAGGCGGTCGAGGCCGCGAAAGCACGGATGGCAGCCCAGAAGGCCGAGGAGCTCACGCGCCGGAAGTCGGCCCTCGAGTCGACGTCGCTGCCCGGCAAACTCGCGGACTGTCAGACCAAAGATCCCGACGAGGCCGAACTGTTCATCGCGGAGGGCGACTCCGCGGGCGGCAGCGCGAAGCAGGCCCGCAACCCCGAGTTCCAGGCCGTCCTCCCGATCCGCGGAAAGGTCCTGAACGTCGAGAAACACCGGCTCGACCGGGTGCTCGAGAACGACCAGATCCGCAACATCATCACGGCGATCGGCGCCGGCGTCGGCGACGAGTTCGACCTCGAGGACGTCCGCTACAAGAAGGTCATCATGGCGACCGACGCCGACGTCGACGGCGCTCACATCCGGACGCTCCTGCTCACGTTCTTCTACCGACACATGCGACCGCTGCTGGAGGGCGGCTACGTCTACGCGACCCAGCCGCCGCTGTACCGCATCCGCTATCGCGGCGAGACCTACGACGCGATGACGGACCAGGAGCGCGACGAGATCATCGAGGAGAAGTGCGACGGCTCGCCGTCGCAGGTTCAGCGGTTCAAGGGCCTGGGCGAGATGAACCCCCAGCAGCTCTGGGATACGACGATGGATCCCAGCAACCGCATCTTAAAGCAGATCACCGTCGAGGACGCGGCCGCGGCGGACAAGATGTTCTCGGTGCTGATGGGCGATGCCGTCGAACCGCGGAAACAGTTTATCAAGGAAAACGCACCGGAGGCAGAGTGGATCGACATATAGCCGCGGTAGCTGAGGTGATGTCCACATGAGTTCAGACGTACCCGATCCGACTGACGTAGAGGCACGGGCCGTAGAGAACGTCCGCATCGAGGACGAGATGGAGCAGAGCTACATCGACTACGCGATGTCCGTCATCGCGGGTCGTGCGCTCCCCCGGGTCGAGGACGGCCTCAAACCCGTCCACCGCCGCATCCTGTACGCGATGCACGAGATGGGCGTCTCGAGCGGCTCTTCCCACCGCAAGTCGTCCTCGATCGTCGGGGAGACGATGGGTGACTACCACCCCCACGGCGACAGCGCGATCTACGACACCCTGGTCCGGATGGCCCAGGACTTCTCGATGCGCTATCCGCTGGTGGACGGTCAGGGGAACTTCGGCTCGATGGACGGCGACCCGGCCGCCGCGCAGCGGTACACGGAGGCCCGGATGTCGCCCATCTCCGAGGAACTCCTCGAGGACATCGAGAAGGACACCGTCGACTTCTCGGCGAACTACGATGACCGCCTGCAGGAGCCCGACGTGCTCCCGGCGGCGTTCCCGAACCTCCTCGTGAACGGCTCCTCGGGGATCGCAGTCGGGATGTCGACGAACATCCCGCCGCACAACCTCGGGGAAGTGATCGACGCGACGATCGAACTGATCGACAACCCCGACGCGACCGTCGAGGACCTGATGGAGCACGTCAAGGGTCCTGACTTCCCGACGGGCGCGAACATCGTCGGCCGCGACGCCATCTATTCGGCCTACAAGACCGGCCGCGGGCGCCTCCGCGTGCGCGCCGAGTTCGAGGTCGAGGAGTGGAAGAACAACCGCGAGCGGATCGTCGTCACGGAACTGCCCTTCCAGTCCAACAAGGCCCGCCTCGTCGAGCGCATCGCCGAGGACGTCAACGAAGGCGAAATCGAGGGCATCTCCGACCTGCGCGACGAGTCCGACCGCGACGGCGTCCGCGTCGTCATCGAACTCAAGCGCGGCGCCAACAGCGAGGTCGTCAAGAACAAACTGCTCGAGAACCACTTAGAGAAGACCTTCGGCGTCATCAACCTCGCGCTGGTCGACGGTCAGCCCCAGGTCCTCTCGCTGAAGGAAACGCTCGAGGAGTACGTCGCCCACCGCCGCGAAGTGGTGCGCCGGCGCAGCGAGTACGACCTCGAGGAAGCCGAGGACCGCGCGCACATCCTCGAAGGCCGGCTGAAGGCCGTCGAGAACGCCGAGGACGTGGTCGAGCTGATCCGCGACAGCGAGACCCGCTCGGACGCGAAGGAGAACCTCCAGGACGCCTACGGCTTCTCGCAGGACCAAGCCGACCACATCGTCCGGATGCAACTCGGCAGCCTCACCTCCATGGAGGCCGCCGAGATCGAGGACGAGTACGAGGAGGTCCAAGCCGAAATCGAGCGCCTGACCGCCATCCTCGAGAGCGAACAAAAACTGCTCGAGGTCATCAAGGACGAACTCCGCGAAGTGAAGGAGGAGTACGGCGACGACCGCCGGACCTCGATCATCGAGGACCAAGGGACGGTCACCCACGAGGATCTCATCCCCGAGGAGGAGGTCTTCGTCGTCATGACCGAGGACGACTACGTCAAGCGGATGCCCATCGAGGACTTCGACCCCCAGGGTCGAGGCGGCAAAGGCATCATCGGCGCGGACGTCAAGGAGGGCGACCGCGTCGCCACCGTCTTCCGGGCGAACACCCACGACTACCTGCTCTGCTTCACGAATCAGGGCAAAGTCTACCAGCTCAAGACCTACGAGATCCCCGAGATGGGGCGGACGGCCCGCGGGAAATCGGCCGTCAACATCCTCGATCTCGACGACGGCGAGGACATCACCGCCATCGTCGACACCGACGCGCTGGCCGACGACGAGTGCGTGACGATGGTCACGCGCAACGGCTACGTCAAGCGGACCGACGGCGAGGAGTTCGACAACATCCGCTCGACCGGTATCATCGCCTCCGACCTAGAGGAGGGCGACGAACTCGTCGACGTCGAAGTGACGGACGGCACGAAGGACCTCGTGATCGCCACCGAGGGCGGCATGACGATCCGCTTCGACGAGGACGAGGTGCGCGCGATGGGCCGCAACGCCCGCGGCGTCAACGGCATCAAACTGCAGGACGACGACGCGGTCGCCGGGTTGGTCGCGACCGACGAGGCCGACGACAAGGCCCTGCTGACCGTCACCCGAAACGGGTACGGGAAGCGGACGCGTCTCTCCGAGTACAGCCGCCAGTCCCGGTACGGCAAGGGGCTGATCGACATCAAGACCGGCGACCGGAACGGTCCCGTGACGGCGGTCAAAGCCGTCGACGACGACGACCAGCTCGTGTTGATGAGCGAGGACGGCCAGATCGTCCGCACGCGCGTCGACGAAGTGTCGACCGTCGGCCGCAACACGATGGGCGTGATCGTGATGGAAGTCGAAGGCGACGACGCGGTCGCGAGCGTCGACGTTGTCCCCGTCGAGTCGATCGAATCCGACGTCGACGCGGCCGACGACTAATCGGCCGTCGAGAGCTCGCGACACTACCTCGAGAGGGGTCGGCTCTAACGGCGAGCCACGAACTGTTGTGAATTGGGTTCTATTTCACCGCTCAGAATCGAACGAGTTGCTCGAGCGGTTGCGTCCCGTCCTTTTCTGTGCGCGACGAAATCGGGATGAGCGCTCGTCTGATTGAACGGTAACGAGATTGCAGACGTGGAGACGAGAAAGCTGGAGAGACGGATCTAGAGTCCGGCTGACCGGTTGCGGTCGGCGCCGGTATCGGCTGTCGG
The DNA window shown above is from Halopiger xanaduensis SH-6 and carries:
- a CDS encoding AI-2E family transporter, giving the protein MSDTARPTNWIVDKPGLTALGLVSALLALFVLVPYLQFVLFGVVLAYILFPVQRRLERYVRPTIAAGAVVVGTLLAVLLPLVYVLTIAVRQSLDVARSLRRGDLNVAEIEALLEANGVAVDLAALYEANQDRIATAVQEVTMSVMGFVGNLPGLFIGLTVTLFILFALLRDGERLVAWVQWVLPVDDEVLADLRGGLDELMWASVVGNVAVAAVQAVMLGVGLAVAGVPAVVFLTVATFVLTLLPLVGAFGVWLPVAGYLVAVGRPTAGAAVVVYGLLVTFSDTYLRPALIGQTEAFNAATVVVGIFGGLVAFGAVGLFIGPVVLGGSKLALDCFARGHAGTPPDGAPPDGSAGETDATESGAAREPTDADDTDADE
- a CDS encoding sulfite exporter TauE/SafE family protein; the protein is MLGLPFDLSLLLLLASIAFFSGIGITTIGPGGIFVTIALYSLTGLASGEVAGTAHATFVFTGLVGSAAYLHSGEMRTGDGRALAVVLSGSSVVGALVGAYVNAFVPRSVFGLLLGGVAATVGGVILYRERRGFSPVYDLEPLQRRGQLTLAGLGFALGVCSGLLGIGGPVLAVPALVLVGIPMLLAVAVAQVQSIFIAAFATTGYVLQGSVNVPLAVVVGTPLLLGVVVGWKVAHVVDPEKLKVSLGVVLLAVGPYLAL
- the gyrA gene encoding DNA gyrase subunit A is translated as MSSDVPDPTDVEARAVENVRIEDEMEQSYIDYAMSVIAGRALPRVEDGLKPVHRRILYAMHEMGVSSGSSHRKSSSIVGETMGDYHPHGDSAIYDTLVRMAQDFSMRYPLVDGQGNFGSMDGDPAAAQRYTEARMSPISEELLEDIEKDTVDFSANYDDRLQEPDVLPAAFPNLLVNGSSGIAVGMSTNIPPHNLGEVIDATIELIDNPDATVEDLMEHVKGPDFPTGANIVGRDAIYSAYKTGRGRLRVRAEFEVEEWKNNRERIVVTELPFQSNKARLVERIAEDVNEGEIEGISDLRDESDRDGVRVVIELKRGANSEVVKNKLLENHLEKTFGVINLALVDGQPQVLSLKETLEEYVAHRREVVRRRSEYDLEEAEDRAHILEGRLKAVENAEDVVELIRDSETRSDAKENLQDAYGFSQDQADHIVRMQLGSLTSMEAAEIEDEYEEVQAEIERLTAILESEQKLLEVIKDELREVKEEYGDDRRTSIIEDQGTVTHEDLIPEEEVFVVMTEDDYVKRMPIEDFDPQGRGGKGIIGADVKEGDRVATVFRANTHDYLLCFTNQGKVYQLKTYEIPEMGRTARGKSAVNILDLDDGEDITAIVDTDALADDECVTMVTRNGYVKRTDGEEFDNIRSTGIIASDLEEGDELVDVEVTDGTKDLVIATEGGMTIRFDEDEVRAMGRNARGVNGIKLQDDDAVAGLVATDEADDKALLTVTRNGYGKRTRLSEYSRQSRYGKGLIDIKTGDRNGPVTAVKAVDDDDQLVLMSEDGQIVRTRVDEVSTVGRNTMGVIVMEVEGDDAVASVDVVPVESIESDVDAADD
- the gyrB gene encoding DNA topoisomerase (ATP-hydrolyzing) subunit B, whose translation is MSQESEYGAGQIQVLEGLEAVRKRPAMYIGSTDSRGLHHLVYEVVDNSIDEALAGYCDDITVSIHEDGSVSVADDGRGIPVDTHDEYDRPALEVILTVLHAGGKFDNKSYQVSGGLHGVGVSVVNALSERLEAEVKRDGGVFRHAFEQGEPVGDMERVRDMEPDEETGTEVRFWPDTGIFEAGEFSFSTLANRLRELAFLNSGVRITLRDEREDAGDADEEGPVEETYEYEGGIREFVEYLNETRSAMHDDVIYFEDEEQNIQVEVAMQATEELQGSIHAFANNINTREGGTHLTGFKTALTRTVNDYANENSMLSDLDNNLKGEDIREGLTAVISVKHPDPQFEGQTKTKLGNSEVRGIVESAMHEGLGTYFEENPDTAEAIINKAVEAAKARMAAQKAEELTRRKSALESTSLPGKLADCQTKDPDEAELFIAEGDSAGGSAKQARNPEFQAVLPIRGKVLNVEKHRLDRVLENDQIRNIITAIGAGVGDEFDLEDVRYKKVIMATDADVDGAHIRTLLLTFFYRHMRPLLEGGYVYATQPPLYRIRYRGETYDAMTDQERDEIIEEKCDGSPSQVQRFKGLGEMNPQQLWDTTMDPSNRILKQITVEDAAAADKMFSVLMGDAVEPRKQFIKENAPEAEWIDI
- a CDS encoding NRAMP family divalent metal transporter — protein: MSETSTAVDVPISIAKETIHQYGLGLLFAANIFGAGSVYILTEAGMVFGFGLLWVLPLALGVGLAMHEMSARLAAKNEPLMDYIADVIGDRAARPFAMGISFIMQFWSVANYALAGAALVYLTPLSNLYVGIIIAAGLGIALVELRVYSRVEGVIAALVLAIFGSYLVIVANLEPPMGAVASGFVPGIVNEFEYITMIIALLGTTVYYPNFFIQTSMNQEKDWDVVSRYRRDHTVGLAAVVLLSATVIVAAAIAVPDGDLTLTAPAEPLTDMIGPWVLGVFMLAVGAASFSSATGTLFAAGFMVPQSYGITTRFGDMHFRRTVHFLIALSVALAIPILAYTGFTPVSLALMMPAVNGVVGLPITALALYGAVHRYYDPSRAAQAVFLTAVVLMFLTSIFTAESLVRSIVQLV
- a CDS encoding hydroxysqualene dehydroxylase; this translates as MTDVVIIGGGIGGLTAAHELAARGVDVTVLEANDRFGGKARSILIDDGPTPLHGEHGFRFFPAFYRHVVDTMARIPDGTGTVADNLVETEATLIASAEGADRIADTGRPDSLRGWLEALRPAFADDLPPSDVRFLLERLLYFLTACEERRENEFDDVSWWEFIDAENRSPEFRDRLAYATQALVALRPQVGSARTIGAIYLQLLFGQLDPSRPTERILNAPTSEAWIDPWVRHLESVGVDCRSNAPVRELAVDRRGRRIAGAVLADGETVTAAEYVLAVPVEIATEFVTPELARAAPKLGRIERLDTAWMNGIQFYLSENVALTRGHQVYADAPWALTSISQRQFWRESEYDLAARGSEDVDVEGVLSVIASDWDTPGTVHGKPARECTREEVATEIWAQLKAHLNGPEERLRDEMVVDWFLDPALEETADGLENRSPLLINTVGSLRNRPSADPAVANLTLASDYVRTNSDLASMESADEAGRRAAAAALERLGVRGPRPQVWELEEPAAFEPFKRQDRVRYRLGLPHPADVTHSLRRSISTLVG
- a CDS encoding universal stress protein, whose protein sequence is MARVLVPFDDSDPAREALEYAFDLFPNGEFVALTVADTSAVPFIPNAADDAPDEQLEDLLGEATDQLAAAEDLAAERGVSIETHARIGSPAQEIVEFADTNDVDHVVMGSRGRSGVTRILLGSVAEVVVRHSSVPVTVVR